The Oncorhynchus tshawytscha isolate Ot180627B linkage group LG16, Otsh_v2.0, whole genome shotgun sequence nucleotide sequence ggttctcccatctccagaggtactctggagctctgtcagtgtggtgagtgtctttccaaatcatctccaatcaattgaatttaccacaagtgaactccaatcaagttgcagacacatctcaaggatgatcaatgaaacaggatgcacctgagctcaatttcaagactcatagtaaagggtctgaatacttaagtaaattagGTATTTCGGtttatttttatatacatttgcaaacatttctaaaaacctgttatcaCTTTCTCATctaggggtattgtgtgtagattgatttttattggcttaatccattttagaatatggctgtaacataacaaaatgtggaaaaggggaaggggtctgaacactttcctaATGCATGGTATTACTGAATTCCATTGTTGCCTCGAAGGCTTTTCACCTTTAGGTTATTATTCATGTCAGTGGCTACTTcccaaaatggcaacctattccctatatagtgcactatatagggaacagggtgccatttatgACATAGACCGAATCTGTAACCCAGGCTTACTTTAGGGTCAGCTAGAGTAGAGCTGTTGTTTATGGCTGGTTTGAAGACGAAGAGGGATCCCTTATCTTCACCATCCTCAGTCTCATCTTCAAACAGGAGAGACGCTCTCTGTGGCTTCTTTGGACTGCATCAACACAGACATTTACACCCATCAAAACACCACCAAGACCCTAACTAGAGAGTGATTTCACTTTCTTTTTTTAACACTACTCAAACATTTTAGCACAGTTTCTCTTTTGTTGGGGATATAAAGTTTACCTCAACTCCTTGGTAGCAGCAAAGAGATCGTCATCATACTCATCGAACAGGCTGTCGAAAGGATCTGCTTTGACACTGGGTAGACGATAAGGGTTGCTATCACTGGACTTCATCCCTCCAGTCTTTCCTGCACTATGCTTGGAGCTCATCCAATGGTCCTGATACAGACAGAATACAAAGGGTTAAATAGATAGCATGTGTTGAAGTATTAGTGACAACCTTCACTATCAAGCCCGGTTCAAAATCTACCCCTTGCCCCCTACCCTTCTGGTGTTTGCAGATTTGTAGGAATAGGATGGTTGTAAGATATATCTGAAGCTGTGCTGAGCCCATTGGATGGAGTTGCCATCACCATATTGGCTATGGGAAATTCCACGGTTACAGAGTGATGCAGAAACTCAGATCTTACACTTTAAAAtatatgtcaaacaaaaaccaatgattgaAAAGTTACGCAAACCATACAACCCTAATCCCAAGGACAAcaaacaatttccacagaaattGTTACAAAAActacatttacttgaagaacagtgcagatgtaaagtttggtaacagaatgacggtttGTTCCATCTgtactgttcttcaagtaaatgtgtttttgtaaaatgttctgtGGAAACTGTTAAAAGTAGTCTtcgtgcatagagttgtatggtttataaaaataaatatttacactactggtcaaaagttttagaacacctaccacgagtgtgcaaagctgtcaaggcaaagggtggctactttgaagaaacttaAATATgaaatatagtttgatttgttgaacacttttttggttactacacaattccatatgtgttatttcatagtttatgtcttcactattattctacaatgtagaaaatagtaaaaaaataaagaaaaagccttgaatgagtaggtgttgtaaaacctttgaccggtagtgtatatatatttttttacagaaattATCACTCAGAtactgtggaattgcccacaCACCTGTCCAGTTATTTCAGATCTGTTAATACAAAAATGGGTAGTGGCTACAGAAGGAGGCATTCTTTTCTGAAAGGCTGATGTTGAACTGAAGTTTATGCAGCAAGGTTCCGTTCCCTCCCATTACCTCGTCATCACTGAAGACGGCACTAGAAACCGGTTTCTTGACTTGTGGTGTGGCATCTTCAGTTTGGCTTGATTTAGACTTCTTCGCAGACACAAACAGATCCTGCATAATGAAAGAAAGTGGTTAGATATGAAGAGGAAGGTACCAATTCATTATATTTTATGGGCCGATAGTCATAGCTCATTTTCTCACCTCATCCTCCTCGTCAACAAATATGGACAGAAGAGCTTTGCTCTGAAGTGTCGGTTCTGGCTTGGACTGACTCTTAGGGATGGTTGGACATATCTGTAGAAAGACAGGGACAGAAAGTTGAGGTCAAATCTGTGAAACAAAGTGTGCTCCATGATCACCCTGACAATTCTACAGGGTTCACACagtggcaagtcaaattcaaggacttaaGTACTTTTTCAATCACTGATATTTATTTTCAAGGACCATCAATCTGTAACTGTTCATATTATGTCATTGTTTCTAGACGCCACCAGATGGCAGTAAATGGAGGAACCCAATGAAGGGGGGGAAAAAGTAGTTTCATCACTACCTTACAAGTTCTACTCAATAATACATTGTTTCACTACATACATGAGTGGTATGTCAGTACTGATGAGGTTCTAATTTGAGTAGTGATGAGCAGAGTTTTGTGACATGCCTACTGGTGAACACACATTACTACACAACTCCAGCTTAATGACTGTGCTTTTATTCTGCATTTGGGAATCTATTACTTAATAGCTACGAAAAGCGCCTCGTTTCCGACTGGCAGCTTTAGTGTCGCCGGCCGGGAAAAGGGTGGGTTGGCTGTGTGAGGAACACGGCACCTTAACAGCCACCAGAAGGGCAGGAGCACAGCCGTCACGCGATAAAGCGGGCAAAAAAGCTTTGGAGGAAGTTCCAGAGAAAAAGTCACAAATGTAGAACTGGCGCCAGCGCAGGATGCAGCGTTGTCATTCCCCCTTCATGTGGCTCTTCAGGAGCAATTCACCCATGCTCGCAATGTCAAAGTCTGATGCAGTTTTTTGCACCTTACATGGTGTGGGTTGGTTGGTTCCactgatgtagtggtaaaaaggtgggtaaactatactatacaaaaatataaaacgcaacatgtaaagtgttggtctcgtgtttcatgagttgaaataaaaaatcccagaaatgttccatatggacAAAAGGCAGGATCTAATTTTACCGCCAATTTAGGTATCAATGTGACGTTTGAGGAAACAAAACTCAGTAGTCTGCCTGGAAAATAATTCGCAAGACCAATAGAATTTTCATGTTGACATATTTTATCATTATCTGTTCTCCTCTCATCTAATTCAACTACATTCAAGTAATGGACCCTTACTTGAGAATAAGTGTTGAAAAGCACACCTGTGAgttagagagaaaaagagatattGCATATAGAGATGATGGATGGATAAAAGATGATTCCCACCTCCTCTGACTCTTCACTGGGGGAGGGCCGTTGCTTCTTTAGTGTCTCAGTCAGCAGGGTCTTGGTACCAGGACCAAACATGGAGACATCTGCTGGCATCTAAACACAACCAACAACCTCATCACTGAAACCAACAACCATCATCAGTGCAACATGTAATCATGATACCCAATTCCCCTAAATCAATAACCATGATCATGATCACGTATCCAACTTAATATGTAGGTTGTTCACCCATAAAAGTATTAATTAattcaaggtttatacaaatatgTCCATTCAACAGAGAATTGCGTCAGAAAAACAGTAGTCTAACCCCCATGTCGCTACCATAGATGGTTTAAAAGTTAGACAATTTACTCTGAGAATTTAGCATGTTTAGAGTGAATGAAATGTAATCACAGGCATGATCAAAGTGGCCACTGCTCCATAGAACAACATCACTAACAGAACTCCCGAGcggcacagcggtctaaagcactgcttTGCAGTGCTAGTGGCGGCATACAGatccgggtttgatcccgggctgtgtcacagccggctacgaccaggagacccatgaggcgtcCGGCGTCatccgggatgtccttgtcccatcccgCTCTAGTGACtacttgtggcaggccgggcatatgcacgctgacttcggtcgccagttgtacggcgtttcctccgacacattggtgcagctggcttccaggttaagcgagcagtgtgtcaagaagcagtacagcttggcagggtcgtgtttcggaagacgcatggctcttgaccttggCCTCTCACGAGTCCGTACAAGAGTTGCAGCGATaggacaattggataccacgaaattgtggagaaaaagagGTAAAAAGTCAACTAGTGGTTGCAGGTCAAACGAGTGGGAACAAAATAGGCTTTTTCTAAATGAAATATGCAGTATAAAAACAAAATAGGGactaaatatgtatttatttacaaAGCTAACAGACAATTTCAATAATCACCCTCCATGAAGACAATATGTTCATGTTTGTTGTGTATTTCTGAATCTTTCCCTTTAAATCGGCATAGAAATGGCACCTCTCAACGTAGATTGGTATCAAGTTGATTTTGATTGGTCTAACCTGCAAAAACACCTCCAAATGGTACCACCTCCCAATGCCAAATATGGAAGGGATAGACCCAAGAGCAGCACAGTCGAAACTAGCAACGGTCACAACAAAACGAACATTCTTATTTCATCAACACTTTCAAGTATAAGTATACTAAAGTTAAATTGCAGAGAACAATGTAATGATTCATTGTGTGTGATTTATAATGACATGGGACAAAGAAAACCATGTTTTGACAACTTTCATAGCATCCTCTTGAATTGCCCCGTTTTACTCTACATTCTAAGGTAGTGAGCGGAGTCCCTATGATACAGTATAGGTAAAAACAATGCTCTGTGCACGTGTGTATATTCACctgttcttcctcctccaccacctcccttcTGCTCTGTAGAGGGGGCAGAACACCAGAGCTTTCACTGAAGATGTCACCATCCTCATCACCTCCTCCAAACAGATCCACTGTCTTCTTCTGCTTGGGTTCCTCCTGTCCAGCTGAACACAGGTAACAACACATTATAACAACACATTAACAACACATGCTAAAGACAGTTATAGTGTGGCAAGATCTAAGATGTGAAACTTACTGCATGAATAAAAATAAGGTGAACACTTGATTCACACACCTAACTGATGTATTGGCGTGATGTCAAAGTAAGGTTTTCACTGATATTTTACGATCATTGATCTCAAGATGGGACCTCGCCCACCAtgctagcgagagagagaggttacggTTTGATTGACTTACCTGAGCTGGATTTATTAAGGCTTTCGCCAGTGAAGAAGTGATCCTCCTCATCGTCAAACAGCCCCCCTAAAGCGGTCTTTCTAGGGGCTGATGTCTGAGTCTTGATGGGTTTGGCTGGACTGCCGTTCTCTCTACCCTCCACTGAGTCAGAGTCATTAGGTGTGCCAAACAGGCTGTTCTCTATGGGGAAAGAGGACAGGATAGACTTGTCAGATAAAATCTGGAGGATAAAATTGTCAATACCATCACAGAATTGTCAACATAGTACAGTAGACGGTCTGTGGTCATGTATTGTAATAGTATTTAGTATGAATTTAATAAATCCAATTCAGAAAGGCAGGACGATATCTTCAGAGGCATTATGTTTTCAAGCCACAGAAAACTGTCTATCATTTGAGTAACACTGTTATTACGGTTTAATCTTTCAAAGGCCTTGGTTGTCCTTAGGGCATGTTTctatgctcccgagtggcgcagcggtctaagacactgcatctcagtgcaagaggcgtcactgtagtccctggttcgaatcacATCCGggcttgattgggagtcccatagggcggcgtacagcatcgtctgggtttggccggtgcaggccgtcattgtaaataagattttgttcttaactgacttgcctagttaaataaaggttcaataaatacaTACAAATTGTATTACCTGGGAAAATTGGCACAGCCCCTGAAGGAATCTTCTTAGCAGGCTTGACAGGTTCTGGCAGGAACACAAAGGTCAAATGAATAAGGTAACCCACGACAAATAAATTATAAGCAGTGACCACAGCCATTACACAAAATTAACAACATTCTCAATTCACTTACAAGAAAACATCCTGAAAAGGAAAGCAACCATCTAAACTtgcagaaaaagaaaaaaaagttgaTTGCAAAACATCTAGTGTGTCCTAATGAAAACATCCTTGGTGCTTCAACAGATAGTTGTATGGCTATTATTACCTGTGGTCTTCTCCTCCGCTACAGGCTGTTTAGGTGGATCAGAGAACAGATCCCCCTGGACAACAAACATATTATCAGACAAAACTAATTTAATGTACTCTTCGGGAGCTTTTAAAAGGCTGTAGATTGATCTGGTTCTTTTTGAACAGTTCACTTATTGATTTCTATCCATCATATTATGTGAAACAACAATGGGTAAGTAACATGTAAAAAGTAAGACATGGAAGCTACAAAATGGCGTTCATGTGAGCCTACCTCATCAAACAGTCCTCTCCCTCGACTGAAGAggcccccttttcctccaaacggAGAGAAGTCCTCGTCCTCCATCTTGGGTGGCCCGAATAACTCCTCGCTGTCATCTTCATCAGCTACAACACAAACAGGTAACAACAAGTCAAAACAAATACTGGTAAACACTGCAATGTCATGACTGCTTGTCAAATGACATCTAATTCAGTCACTTTGGAGCGAGACCAACTCCACTAATGCTCTTCTGACTGAAGTGTTATGAATTAACAGTTAGCTTAGCAGGTACAATATAATTGGATACATAGTGTGAGAGATTAGGTGCTTGTACACAATGCGCAGTAAAGAAAACTCTTTTAGATGAGTGCACTGCTGTCCTACCCAGTGGCCTCTCAGCCTTGGGCTCTTTCTTTGCTTTACTGTTCTTCTTACAGGATTCAGAGAAGTGACACGGGGAAGGAAACATGAGCATGCAGAAAGAACAATGAtatgtagtgaaacatgtatGTGCTGTTGTAATCTGCCAACATTATTTGCATTATGAAATCACATGTTGTAGTATGGCCTACATCATGTGCAAATGTACTAACTGAAAACACATCTTGGAACGTGTATGGAGCAAATAGTGGCCATAATAATCAAAACAGAGTACAGACACATGAATTTAGGTAGATTGTTATTGAGTGAAGTGTATGATCATTAGTCTGGGTGCCAGACTGTGTTCCGCATAGTCATATCAAGATGTCATCCAATATTTTAAGCCTGAATTGAGAATTacagtggccagaaaaaagtatctgaaccctttggaattacctggatttctgcattctacattggtcatcaaatttgatcaaatcttcatctaagtcacaacaagacaaacatagtgtgcttaaactaataagaaaggagaaaaaaaaggcacagcacaccaacatcaaaacctcacccaactgtaaagtattgtggaaggagcatcatggtttggggctgctttgctgacTCAGGCCTGGACTCCTTGCTATCATTGACgtaaaaatgaattcccaagtttatcaagacattctgcaggagaatgttaggctgtctgccaattgaagctcaacagaagttgggtgatgcaacaggacaacaacccaaaacacaatTAAatcttcaacagaagaaaatacgccttctggagtggcccagtcagactACTGACCTCaccccaattgagatgctgtggcatgacctcaagagcgGTTCACAAACATCCTCAAGAATATTGCTTAACTGAAAgcgttttgtaaagaggaatggtccaaaattcctcctgaccgttgtggaggtctgatccgcaactacagaaaacatttggttgaggttactgctgccaaaggagggtcaaccagttcacataccttttccaccctgcactgtgagtGTTTACACAgcgtgttcaataaagacatgaaaatgtatcaTTGTTTgagtgttattagtttaagcagactgtgtttgtatattgttgtgacctagatgaagatcagatcaaattttatgaccaatttatgcagaaatcaaggtatttccaaagggtttacgtactttttcttgccactgtagataaaaaaatgtaagcaattgtctgaggatggtgctggaccatctgacaTAAAAAGAAAGGACATTTTGATGAAAAGGCTTTAAATAAAAAGGGTAAAAATCCAGGCATGTCACATTGCTGCAAAAGACACAGGGCCATACGATCATATGGCGATAAGTTAGCTAAAGCAGAAACacactggtacccaggctagcaTATGAGCTCATACAGTTAACCTTCATAGAAACCATGATATGTTTAACATAAACCAAAACATGGTAGAGGTGATAATGGACGTGCTGAATAGTTTGTAATTCAGGTCATATCAACCCAACATACATGTGCGATCTCCCTCTGGCTTGCTGATAGGTTCCCCTTTGATTCTGGCGGCCAGCTCATCAGCAAAGGATGATGGTCTTGGGTTCTGAATGTGACACAACGACTTCCGTAAAAGAGAGGTGGAATAGATCATCAATATTCATGTAAGGGGACATGCAATTAACTACAACAAATATTTCACATTTATGTCTACATTCAATAGCGGAGACATGACACAATCATTATGCTCCCTCAAGTCATAAAACAGATGTATTAGCAATGTTGACTTAGCTGGATAAAGGCTAGTTATATTTCATAAATGATCTGTCCATCATATTATTAGTACCAGTCTCCACCAGCAAACCATAATCAGACATACCtttctgtcatcatcatcatcatcttcgtCCGATTCTCCGAATATGTCTGAATCTCCCTCCTCGTCCTCATCATCACTCAACATAGACAACTTCTGAAGGGGAAATCATTCAATGTCATCCATGAGGTTGGAAATAAAATCACAATCCTCACTAAGGTGTAATCATTACCATCATCGCCATAAACAGCAGCATGCTTATGGCCAGTGTCTAGAGTGTAGGTAGGATTCAATCAATCACACTTTTCTGTTGTGTTTCATCATTGATTAAATTGGCAAATACCTCAATCATCCCTTGTCAGAATTGTGCACACAGCGATACAATCCTGTACGTTTGTTATTGTTATCACAGAGATATCAACTAACTCTGGGTTAGATCTTCGACCCTGACAGTCACAGTGAAATTGACCTTCACCTTCTTCTTAATGGTGCCTGGCCCCTCCTCATCCTGGTCGAAGTCATCGTCTGACTGCTGTTCACATAAACACCACAGGGATAATACAGTTATCTAAATCAAATTGTCAGTATTCTCAACTTATTTTGAGGATAATAATAATGCCAACTTCACACTTAAAAAAACATTGACTCTTTCTGGATGAAAAAAGACTTACGTTAGCATCTTTGCCATCTTCGCTCACAATGACGGTGTCGTGATCACTGTCGACTGACATCTCTGTGAAGTAAAGAATGACATCAGTTTCACTTTCTCTGAGAAACACGGCTAATGTTAGACGAGAAACACTATGCTTGGAAGAGTGTTTAACACGAACAATATAAACACATGCCAAGAATACACAGAGGTGATCTACCTTCACTGGAGAGGTCTCCCAGTCCAACATCTTCTTGCCCCATAAAGAGCTGAGAGCCAATCAGATATGGTAAAGGCCTGTCCACATACAGGTCcttcacacagagagaggtgggttagagaaggaaagaaggggaGGAAGCGGTAAGAGAAAACGAAGTGCTTAACCTGTCCTACACCCCaaagacaaatcaaaaacagtggCATGGAAACATTGGCCATCCTCCCTAGACTAGACTGGGCAGATACTAATTCTAACGTGATATCTGGAGGCGTGAATAACTTGAATTCTCTCTCTAATCCTGTATGTTTCCAGATGATTCCAAACTCACCTTGGGCTCCAGTATGGGCTCCACTCTGTCTGTGGCCTCCTCGTCCTCCGAGTCAGAGTTTCCTGCCTTGATGTCTAGCTGCTCAAATGCAGAGTCCAGCACCATCAGACCGTAGTTCACTGCTTCCTGGACCTTAGGAATCAGCTGGGCTTCCTTCTGCTCACGAGTCTTCTAATGCGGGGTAATTGAATTTAACTATCCCCGGGGAGGAACTCACGTTGTCACAGTGCTATACATGTCACAGCACATCAAGGAAGGAGTAGGTAGATAATTTACCTGCTCAGGCAGTCTCTCCAAGGCCTCAGGCTTTGGCAccgcctcctccacctcctcatcatACACTCTCTGATGAGGTCAAACAAACAAATATCAATAACACATCACACAATCAATAAAAGAAGAATGAGTTAGAATCTATCAATGTAACACAGCACCTTGTGATAGTGAACAAAAAGAGGCGGCACCATGAGCAAGCAGATCATTAAACACAAGAGTCATCAGTTCCTCATAGTTCTGTACCGTGTAGCACGATTCATCTTTTCTTCATTTTGTTAAAAGCTTGTGAAGTTTCAAAATATCTGGGAAATGTAAAATACGGCACAACCATCCTCTAAAGAAGAGGGGCACAAAGCTCAACAGAGGAACAAGACATTGGTCGTGTTCTTTTGGGCACACTGTAGTAAAACAAATTTGAAGCAAAAGAAAGTACATCTGGATTACTTAGACAAGTCAAGGACAGGTAGTCCTTCccctgtttcagtccgttttcttccATTAAAATGCTCTAATGAAGACGACCATTGTATTTCCAGTCCACAACGTACGTTTTCAATGAATTGTGTGTTGGAGAGCATGAGGAAGTCGTTGAAGACGGTGTGCATGCAACAGTCTGTGGCCTTGGTGTCTCTGATCAGTCCATCCAGCCGCTTCTCTATCTCATGAGTCTTTGACAGCATCCTCTGGGAGAAGTCTTGCAGGAACAGGAAGAGCtgtggaggaggggatactaACAACTGTTTAATCTTCATCTATTCAACAGTGTATCTGATTATTCAGTAGCGGACGTTGTCTTTGCCACAGCTTAAAGGCTAGTTAATCTGTTGCATTGCTGTTTACAACGCTCTGTGAATGCTCTACCCATAACATGTAGAGTTAGAGGCTGAgagcctgcctgccagtctgtttctgcttcaGCCACCAGATGATACACTGTTAAATGCATTAGAAACAGCTGGGAATTCAGAAACTGAATAATAACTTGGAGATAATAACCAAAGCCTACTCCTGAGTCTGCAGCCAGGGACCATTTGGCGCTGGTCTGTCGCATCTCTTCCAAGGTCCAGAGTCTCTCCCACACCTGGCCATCCTTCCCTGTGTGATTGCTCTTGCTGGGGACATTTGCCATGCCAACCCGCAACCCGCTCATCTGAAACAATATTGAAGGATTTATTCAGTGGGAATAACCTGGAGAAAACATTTCAAACGGGAGTTCAGCATGGACAATAACGATTTAAAAGTTACCTACTGTTTAGTGCAAACTGAATGCCATCAATTACGTGATTTGTCAAAAATAAACCCAAATTATATAATTTAGGTAGTAACACAGGCATGGGGTTGGCAAATGCGAGCcagattagctagctagtttggtACCCTAGTTAGCAAGCAAACTAGTTTTCGAACATTGTAGGTGCAATGCTTCATTGGGAAGTCGCAAGCTTTCGCAAAATGTCATTTGGAATGTTAGCATAGTATATATAGGACGTTAGTTAGTTTAATAAATGTTGATGCACTGCCAGAGACTGGCTGTCTAGCTAGGCAATGAATCATTGAGAGCATACTCTCGCACTTTAAGGGATATTTTTACTAAACTCACCTTAGTAACTGTTGTAAAAACTGTTGTCCACGTTAGTGAAATATGAGCCCCAAAAGTCGTAAAAAGAGACTCGATTATGTTAAACTCAGCCGTTCCTCAATGAGCTTCTGACAGGTCGGCCATATTCTGTCTGGAGGCAATCAGCTGACGGCAGTCACCTGACTCAATGCAACGTTACCACATCAAATTGGCAATAGTAATCAATACATACAGGTCTTTGTTTGTATGGGATGTAATGTGTATGTTGAATGCATTGTCATGTTATTGAATTGCATGCAGTTTTCCTTAGCTAGAATTGTTAATTTATTTACTCTAGGCCTAGTCTAATCTTTTAAGAAACACTGCAGTTCATTCATTTTGTGGACTTTCTACCTCTGACgtcaccccattgaagttgacgaTTCAAACGGTccaaggttaaggttaggtaagggttacggGTAGGGGTTTGCTAGAGACGTCCCAATGATAACGTCTCAAGGTTTAATAAaagttaaatgaaataaaaaaataacattggGTTGTCACTAGTTATCACAGCCACAAAGTCGAAATTTACTATATGGTTAAAATGTATAAATACAAAAATGAGATTTTTGGCCTTTAAGGTTaggcatttttatttatttatttatttcccctttatttaaccaggtaggctagttgagaacaagttctcatttgcaactgcgacctggccaagataaagcaacgcAGGTCGACACAACTgactgaagagtggtactcagtgatgtgttacattagccccaaacataatgctttataTTCAGAACATAAAGTTCTGAAcataaagtgaatttctttgccaattttttttaaattttactttagtgccttattttatttattttatttaacctttatttaaccaggaagggctcattgagatttgacgtcgctttttcaagagcgtcctggagAAGATAGGCAGCAAAATcattacacaattacagacagacaacatgcaAAACTACAAGTAATCGAGTGAAAACAATAGAATTCACAATAGTGtaacaaaatcataaaacagcaaattaaaaacattgataggtcagggaatcagtctcaaaatccttcatctgtgatttaaaaacaccaattgggacaagttcttccagttgaaaagtattttgtaaggcgttccaagacgatggcgcagagtacataaaagcccttttaccaaattcagttgggacatttggaacagttagcagggtAAATTCCAGCAAACagagagagtacccaccacatttctgaacagtAAAAATGGCCAAAAATAATGATAGttaacccaaaatggctttgtaaataaaagtataccaatgactgagcctacgagtgactagagaaggccagccaaccctggtatacaaagtgcagtggtgcgtaagggttttgcagtttcaAATAAATCTCAAAgcgccatggtaaagggtgtcaattgatctcaaacactgagcggaagcattcatatataaaatatccccagtCTAGttaaggcataaatgtagctgataatagcctccttctggcttcaaaagaaaaacaggccttattcctaaaataaaatcccaacttcagttttaaaaaaattgtaagttgttgaatatgcaattttaAAGAGAATTTTAACTTCtaaaaattccaagatatttatatgaggttacggTCTCAATCTCATTTCCCTGACAGGTTGTAATAAGAGAAAGGTTCAGAgatctatttcttgctttagaaaaccacattagtttagttttgtcagtattgaggataagcttcaactgacacaaggtatgttgaacagtataaaaagcagtttgcaagttctggaaagcttttgtgagagacgaggcacaacaataaataactgtatcatcagcat carries:
- the LOC112253184 gene encoding WASH complex subunit 2 isoform X12; translation: MSGLRVGMANVPSKSNHTGKDGQVWERLWTLEEMRQTSAKWSLAADSGLFLFLQDFSQRMLSKTHEIEKRLDGLIRDTKATDCCMHTVFNDFLMLSNTQFIENRVYDEEVEEAVPKPEALERLPEQKTREQKEAQLIPKVQEAVNYGLMVLDSAFEQLDIKAGNSDSEDEEATDRVEPILEPKDLYVDRPLPYLIGSQLFMGQEDVGLGDLSSEEMSVDSDHDTVIVSEDGKDANQSDDDFDQDEEGPGTIKKKKLSMLSDDEDEEGDSDIFGESDEDDDDDDRKSLCHIQNPRPSSFADELAARIKGEPISKPEGDRTSDEDDSEELFGPPKMEDEDFSPFGGKGGLFSRGRGLFDEGDLFSDPPKQPVAEEKTTEPVKPAKKIPSGAVPIFPENSLFGTPNDSDSVEGRENGSPAKPIKTQTSAPRKTALGGLFDDEEDHFFTGESLNKSSSAGQEEPKQKKTVDLFGGGDEDGDIFSESSGVLPPLQSRREVVEEEEQMPADVSMFGPGTKTLLTETLKKQRPSPSEESEEICPTIPKSQSKPEPTLQSKALLSIFVDEEDEDLFVSAKKSKSSQTEDATPQVKKPVSSAVFSDDEDHWMSSKHSAGKTGGMKSSDSNPYRLPSVKADPFDSLFDEYDDDLFAATKELSPKKPQRASLLFEDETEDGEDKGSLFVFKPAINNSSTLADPKAAAVASPAPSRVHTDKPEVTAPPPSVENRRAEERAAQGPEVQPLSSLLECSESKKKPVGAVSLFGGINVLGDRLGAVKQTKSTLDKTDGDDFLSDGPPPMEKESKKKKNTVSLFDDEEGADWTVPISIPSKPAAINTLKPAEERPHTKSSTGVFQDEELLFSHTQQRDNHPDVDIFATPDKFVTNLVINPVALLTGLSPSSSGLSPSPAWTQSPSEGGLSFDRPVQVSVLQCANKCRAKGSIRRRPQTRAARQMSAQSSVDQKNQGEDPAGHSPTLPHPTQPSLALLNPIEPSLALPNLTLPRPSLPNQAPTTGLPSFLPASLPSQPPLTDVSVRPSVLTLPVSNTPLKRDFSMGSKVKVLPSPNEADLFGSVPALAPVPKLATKTTEGELTPKEATPPSLFDDPMGDLFEKVKPRSAKKAKASSFLEEEDEEVIFVLGNSSTPTTKITAGSNPTPKQDLFQGEGETTPKAHKDKSLDSSLFDDKVDIFADLTATSKPKEKFKKAETKSIFHDDMDDVFSPSTVKPMAKQPPSKFRKSPPSQDTSAADGLGNIFDDPLDALGGN